A genomic segment from candidate division KSB1 bacterium encodes:
- the udk gene encoding uridine kinase, translating to MTGPVHRPVVVGIAGGSGSGKGYLVRRLMERLGKERCVRVEQDWYYADLSTMPVAERAQRNFDHPEAIDFALLVRHLPELIRGNTIQRPVYDFALHTRRPETVSLSPAEVILVEGILVLHDSRLRALCDIRVFVEAPEEVRFQRRLARDIATRGRTEESVRVQFAQSVRPMHQAYVEPSRQFADLVIDGCGEDLDGFQALVRRIEQELASRRALVKQE from the coding sequence ATGACAGGCCCGGTGCACAGACCGGTGGTGGTGGGGATTGCCGGCGGCTCGGGGTCGGGCAAGGGGTATTTGGTGCGCCGCCTCATGGAGCGGCTGGGGAAAGAGCGCTGCGTGCGCGTGGAGCAGGATTGGTACTACGCCGACTTGAGCACCATGCCTGTTGCCGAGCGCGCACAGCGCAATTTCGACCATCCCGAAGCCATCGACTTTGCGCTGCTCGTTCGCCATTTGCCGGAGCTCATCCGGGGGAACACCATCCAGAGGCCGGTTTATGACTTTGCCCTCCACACGCGGCGGCCGGAGACCGTGTCGCTGTCGCCCGCCGAAGTGATACTGGTGGAGGGGATTCTCGTTTTGCACGATTCTCGCCTGCGCGCTCTGTGCGACATCCGCGTCTTTGTGGAAGCACCGGAGGAGGTGCGCTTTCAGCGCCGCCTGGCTCGTGACATTGCCACACGTGGGCGCACGGAGGAATCGGTGCGGGTGCAGTTTGCCCAATCAGTGCGCCCAATGCACCAGGCCTATGTGGAACCGTCCCGGCAGTTCGCCGATTTGGTAATTGACGGTTGCGGCGAGGACCTGGACGGTTTCCAGGCGCTGGTGCGGCGCATCGAACAAGAGCTTGCCAGCAGAAGAGCCTTAGTTAAGCAGGAGTAG
- a CDS encoding thymidine kinase — translation MLTIAPRNVGWLEVICGPMFSGKTEELIRRIRRAQIARQRVAIFKPRIDDRYSSDHIVSHDEQRIPSTAVASASEILEKSAHAQVVGIDEAQFFDEELVAVCETLAAQGKRVIVAGLDQDYRGKPFEPIPQLLAVAEYITKTLAICVKCGNPANRTQRITKAKERVLVGAEDVYEARCRHCFEPPQEE, via the coding sequence ATGCTCACCATCGCCCCGCGCAACGTTGGTTGGCTTGAGGTCATCTGCGGTCCCATGTTCAGCGGCAAGACCGAAGAGCTGATTCGCCGCATCAGGCGAGCGCAGATCGCCCGCCAGCGGGTCGCCATCTTCAAGCCGCGCATCGACGACCGCTACTCGAGTGACCACATCGTCTCCCATGACGAGCAGCGCATCCCCTCCACTGCGGTGGCCAGCGCCAGCGAGATTCTGGAAAAGTCGGCACACGCGCAGGTGGTGGGCATCGACGAGGCGCAGTTCTTTGACGAGGAATTGGTGGCGGTCTGCGAGACGCTGGCAGCGCAGGGCAAGCGGGTGATTGTGGCAGGCCTCGATCAGGACTATCGGGGTAAACCCTTTGAGCCTATTCCGCAGCTGCTGGCCGTGGCCGAGTACATTACCAAGACGCTGGCCATTTGCGTCAAGTGCGGCAACCCGGCCAACCGCACGCAGCGCATCACCAAGGCGAAGGAGCGGGTCCTGGTGGGCGCTGAAGACGTGTACGAGGCGCGGTGCCGGCATTGCTTCGAACCGCCGCAGGAGGAATGA
- the yedF gene encoding sulfurtransferase-like selenium metabolism protein YedF — protein MSRIVDARGLACPQPVILTRKALQESDELVVIVDNETSRQNVSRMAEKSGYTVQSETRPDGIYLHITKGGQLEAPAKAAAAKPAQGPLVLAISQDRMGHGDQELGSILIGSFFHTLNEMHPLPQTIIFFNSGVYLVVEGSPVLQDLQALQAQGVQILACGTCLGHFGLKEKVAVGEVSNMYTIAETLLGAGKVVNL, from the coding sequence ATGAGCCGCATCGTTGATGCACGAGGACTTGCCTGTCCGCAACCGGTCATCCTGACCAGGAAGGCCCTGCAGGAATCTGACGAGCTGGTGGTCATCGTCGACAACGAGACTTCGCGCCAGAATGTGAGCCGCATGGCCGAAAAGTCAGGGTACACGGTGCAGAGCGAGACCCGCCCGGATGGCATCTACCTGCACATCACCAAGGGCGGACAGCTGGAGGCGCCCGCTAAGGCAGCCGCGGCCAAACCAGCGCAAGGCCCGCTTGTGCTGGCCATCTCCCAGGATCGCATGGGCCACGGCGACCAAGAACTCGGCAGCATCCTGATAGGTAGCTTCTTCCACACCTTGAACGAGATGCACCCTCTGCCGCAGACCATCATTTTCTTCAACAGCGGGGTCTACCTGGTGGTGGAGGGCTCACCGGTTCTGCAAGACCTGCAGGCCTTGCAGGCGCAAGGGGTGCAGATACTCGCTTGCGGCACCTGCTTGGGCCACTTTGGCCTGAAGGAGAAGGTCGCAGTGGGCGAAGTGTCCAACATGTACACCATCGCCGAGACCCTGTTGGGCGCAGGCAAGGTGGTGAACTTGTAG
- a CDS encoding DUF3343 domain-containing protein encodes MKERYAILLVPSISHATRAEGVLKAHGLRCKLIPVPREVSSDCGVCVRVARSDCARATQLLAEAGVTVTSRHDI; translated from the coding sequence ATGAAGGAGCGCTATGCTATCCTGCTGGTCCCGTCTATCTCCCACGCCACGCGGGCGGAGGGCGTATTGAAGGCACATGGCCTGCGCTGCAAACTCATCCCCGTGCCAAGGGAGGTGAGCTCCGACTGCGGTGTTTGCGTGCGGGTGGCAAGGAGCGATTGCGCCCGCGCCACTCAGCTCCTTGCAGAGGCAGGGGTTACCGTCACGAGCAGACATGACATCTGA
- a CDS encoding single-stranded DNA-binding protein, with the protein MASRGVNKVILIGHLGADPELRYTPSGAAVANLRVATNEVWKDNEGNTQERTEWHRVVLWRKLAEVAGQYLKKGMQVYVEGRLQTRSWEDKDGVKRFATDIVGLNMQILGRREAEAAPELPPADVTDIGAPPPEGDDLPF; encoded by the coding sequence ATGGCATCACGAGGTGTAAACAAGGTCATCCTGATCGGGCACTTAGGGGCCGATCCCGAACTGCGCTACACCCCCAGTGGCGCGGCCGTGGCCAACCTGCGGGTGGCCACCAACGAGGTCTGGAAGGACAACGAGGGCAACACTCAGGAACGGACAGAGTGGCATCGCGTCGTGCTCTGGCGCAAGTTGGCCGAGGTGGCGGGCCAGTACTTGAAGAAGGGGATGCAGGTGTACGTGGAAGGGCGCTTGCAGACCCGCTCCTGGGAGGACAAGGACGGAGTGAAGCGGTTTGCCACCGACATCGTCGGCCTCAACATGCAGATTCTCGGCAGGAGGGAGGCGGAGGCAGCGCCGGAATTGCCGCCGGCTGATGTTACCGACATCGGGGCGCCGCCACCCGAAGGTGATGACCTCCCCTTCTAA
- a CDS encoding NYN domain-containing protein: protein MKRVGVFIDIQNIYMTTKARFQQGKINFRVLRDFFTHDHTVTTFTAFTCFDPENGRQRDFFNLLGLIGYRVVAKPIKRLPDGSTKATMDLEMAVESLSQAPRLDEIILVTGDGDFVALVNHLCAMGKVVKVVGPDQLTSPELIQACHEFMNLHQIEGILDVESHAERRQAEHAPLETADDLLTAGQAVREE from the coding sequence ATGAAGCGAGTAGGCGTGTTTATCGACATTCAGAACATCTACATGACCACCAAAGCGAGGTTTCAGCAGGGCAAGATCAACTTTCGTGTACTCCGTGATTTCTTCACCCACGACCACACCGTCACCACCTTCACGGCGTTTACCTGTTTCGATCCGGAAAATGGCAGGCAGCGCGACTTTTTCAACCTGCTTGGGCTCATTGGCTATCGCGTGGTAGCCAAGCCCATCAAGCGGCTTCCCGACGGCTCGACCAAGGCCACCATGGACCTCGAGATGGCCGTAGAGAGCCTCAGCCAGGCGCCTCGTCTGGATGAGATTATCCTGGTCACCGGCGACGGCGATTTTGTCGCGTTGGTGAACCATCTCTGCGCCATGGGCAAGGTGGTGAAGGTGGTCGGGCCTGACCAACTCACCTCGCCGGAGCTCATTCAGGCGTGCCACGAGTTCATGAACCTGCACCAGATCGAAGGCATCCTCGACGTGGAGAGCCACGCCGAGCGACGGCAGGCGGAGCACGCGCCCCTCGAGACCGCCGACGACCTCCTCACCGCAGGCCAGGCCGTGCGGGAAGAGTGA
- a CDS encoding cytidine deaminase, with protein sequence MRRKKAAVDELIARATEAKERAVTPYSGFAVGAALLAADGTIYTGCNVESSSYGLTLCAERVALGKAISEGRRELVSIAIVTDLDDFCPPCGACRQLLWDYAPRLEVILATRSGRRKHYKLRDLFPEAFDNHFLHER encoded by the coding sequence GTGCGTAGGAAGAAAGCAGCAGTGGATGAACTCATCGCCCGGGCGACAGAAGCCAAGGAACGGGCGGTAACCCCCTACTCAGGCTTTGCCGTGGGGGCTGCCCTCTTGGCCGCCGACGGCACCATCTACACCGGCTGCAACGTGGAATCCAGCAGCTACGGACTCACGCTCTGCGCCGAGCGCGTGGCCTTAGGCAAGGCCATCTCGGAAGGGCGCCGCGAATTGGTGAGCATCGCGATTGTCACCGACCTCGACGACTTTTGCCCGCCCTGTGGCGCCTGCAGACAGCTCCTATGGGACTATGCTCCGCGCTTGGAGGTCATCTTAGCGACGCGCTCCGGCCGACGCAAGCACTACAAGCTGCGTGACCTCTTCCCCGAGGCCTTCGACAACCACTTCTTGCATGAGAGGTGA
- a CDS encoding NupC/NupG family nucleoside CNT transporter: protein MRWIGLLGLAILLGIGVLFSKNRPRIRLRVVTWGVALQVLFAVIILSQNALSWVGMYVFLVLVLLYVFTDTALTPGQWGKAAGPATVIAAGGAAVVAIGYFLDRLQAAVPLVVVTVLAAIVLHACKRPQFARYSSGAVLTLGLGVLISRGIYGQSVMQVLADQVAKFLKLSDLGATFLFGNLAKAEFFDQFGVQFAFSVLPTIIFFSAVIAILYYLGVMQAVVVMMARFMRWTMGTSGAETLSCSANIFVGQTEAPLLIRPFLDRLTISELHAVMVGGFATIAGGVMAGYIRMGINPAYLITASVMSTPAALVMAKIFLPETERSVTAGDVRLPPIPRGENLLDAAARGVTDGLKLAANVGAMLIAFIALIGLVDVVLAFGDKFIDGRLLGGVYNAQRQEFRGIFPGSLRVLFGAIFSPLAFVMGVPWKEAAAVGNLLGIKVAANEFVAYVELSKHVAAADLSPRATLIATYALCGFANFSSIGIQIGGIGALAPNRRPELAKVGLRAMIAGALASWMTATIAGLLS, encoded by the coding sequence ATGCGTTGGATCGGCCTGCTCGGACTGGCGATACTCCTTGGCATCGGCGTGCTTTTTTCAAAGAACCGGCCGCGCATTCGCTTGCGGGTGGTCACCTGGGGTGTGGCGCTGCAGGTGCTTTTTGCCGTCATCATCCTCAGCCAGAACGCGCTCAGCTGGGTGGGGATGTACGTGTTCTTGGTGCTTGTGCTGCTCTACGTGTTCACCGATACGGCCCTCACGCCTGGTCAGTGGGGCAAGGCTGCTGGTCCAGCGACTGTGATCGCGGCCGGGGGGGCGGCTGTCGTGGCAATCGGCTACTTCTTGGACAGGCTGCAGGCGGCCGTTCCCCTGGTGGTGGTCACTGTGCTGGCAGCTATCGTGCTCCACGCCTGCAAACGACCGCAGTTTGCGCGTTACAGCAGCGGCGCGGTTTTGACCCTTGGGCTGGGTGTGCTCATCAGTCGCGGCATTTACGGTCAGAGCGTCATGCAGGTGCTGGCCGACCAGGTGGCGAAATTCCTCAAGCTCAGCGATCTCGGCGCCACCTTTCTGTTCGGCAACTTGGCCAAGGCGGAGTTCTTTGACCAATTCGGCGTGCAGTTTGCCTTTTCTGTGCTCCCGACCATCATCTTCTTTTCGGCGGTGATTGCAATTCTCTACTACTTGGGCGTGATGCAGGCCGTGGTGGTGATGATGGCGCGCTTCATGCGCTGGACCATGGGCACCTCCGGAGCAGAGACTCTCTCGTGCTCCGCGAACATCTTCGTTGGGCAGACCGAAGCGCCGTTGCTCATCCGCCCGTTCTTGGATCGCCTCACCATCTCGGAACTGCATGCCGTGATGGTGGGTGGTTTTGCGACCATTGCCGGCGGGGTGATGGCCGGCTATATCCGCATGGGGATCAACCCGGCTTACTTGATTACCGCCAGCGTCATGTCCACCCCGGCGGCGCTGGTCATGGCCAAGATCTTCCTGCCGGAGACGGAGCGTTCCGTCACCGCAGGCGATGTGCGTTTGCCGCCAATTCCCCGGGGTGAGAATTTGTTGGACGCAGCGGCGCGCGGCGTGACCGATGGGCTCAAACTGGCCGCCAATGTGGGCGCTATGCTCATTGCCTTCATCGCCCTCATCGGCCTGGTGGATGTGGTGCTGGCCTTCGGCGACAAGTTCATCGACGGACGCCTGCTGGGAGGTGTGTACAATGCGCAGAGGCAGGAGTTCCGGGGGATTTTTCCCGGCAGCCTGCGCGTGCTGTTTGGAGCCATCTTTTCGCCCTTGGCCTTCGTGATGGGCGTGCCGTGGAAGGAGGCTGCTGCCGTGGGCAACCTGCTGGGGATCAAGGTGGCTGCCAACGAGTTCGTGGCCTACGTAGAGCTGAGTAAGCATGTCGCTGCGGCCGACCTGTCTCCCAGGGCGACTTTGATTGCGACCTACGCGCTGTGTGGGTTCGCCAACTTTTCCTCCATCGGCATCCAGATTGGTGGCATCGGCGCCTTAGCGCCGAATAGAAGGCCTGAGTTGGCAAAGGTCGGGCTGCGCGCCATGATCGCCGGCGCCTTGGCTTCGTGGATGACGGCCACCATTGCCGGGCTGCTGTCTTAG
- a CDS encoding 5'-deoxyadenosine deaminase yields MADIVVRSATVVTINERREVLTGDVAINGSTIAAVGTVAARGRREIDGEGCVLLPGLVQAHIHLCQTLFRNVADGMPLLEWLRSWILPLEALHDERSMRASVRLGVAELLRGGTTCVLDMGSVHHTEVVFSELEALGLRASSGKAMMDCGDEIPRALCEEPSAALEESVALLRRWHGAAQGRLRYAFAPRFALSSSAELHRQVAEEARRRNARVHSHAAEHRDEVARVRGRTGKGNVAYLHGLGLTGPQLCLAHCVWLGDEEMAILRETGTHVLHCPTANLKLGSGIAKVPEMRAMGINVALGSDGAACNNNLDAFQEMRMAALIQGARLGAGALPAQAVVEMATLGGARTLGLADQIGSIEVGKKADLILVDVHRPHNSPGHDIYGQLVFACRSSDVRTVIIDGNIVVHQGRVLVVDEEEVVRRAEEESSRLLRKMR; encoded by the coding sequence ATGGCGGACATTGTCGTGCGCAGCGCCACGGTGGTGACCATCAACGAGCGGCGGGAGGTGCTCACCGGGGACGTGGCCATCAACGGGAGCACGATTGCCGCAGTGGGAACGGTGGCGGCGCGCGGCAGGCGCGAGATCGACGGCGAGGGGTGCGTGCTGCTCCCTGGATTGGTGCAAGCGCACATCCATCTCTGCCAGACGCTCTTTCGCAATGTGGCAGACGGCATGCCCCTGCTGGAGTGGCTTCGCTCCTGGATCTTGCCGCTCGAGGCGCTGCACGACGAACGTTCCATGCGCGCTTCCGTGCGGCTGGGCGTGGCCGAACTCCTGCGTGGCGGTACCACGTGCGTGCTGGACATGGGCAGCGTGCACCACACCGAGGTCGTGTTCAGCGAGCTGGAGGCTTTGGGCCTACGCGCCAGCAGCGGCAAGGCAATGATGGACTGCGGCGACGAGATCCCGCGTGCGCTTTGTGAGGAGCCGTCCGCCGCCTTGGAGGAAAGCGTGGCCCTGTTGCGCCGCTGGCATGGCGCGGCACAGGGGCGCTTGCGCTATGCCTTTGCGCCGCGCTTCGCCCTGTCCAGCTCTGCGGAATTGCACCGTCAGGTGGCCGAGGAGGCACGGCGGCGCAATGCGCGCGTGCACAGCCATGCAGCCGAGCACCGTGACGAAGTCGCCCGTGTGCGCGGCAGGACGGGCAAGGGCAATGTTGCCTACCTGCACGGGCTTGGTCTCACCGGGCCGCAGCTCTGCCTGGCGCACTGCGTCTGGCTCGGCGATGAGGAGATGGCCATCTTGCGCGAGACTGGTACGCACGTCTTGCACTGCCCAACCGCCAACCTCAAGCTGGGCTCCGGCATCGCTAAGGTGCCGGAGATGCGAGCAATGGGGATCAACGTGGCCCTTGGGTCGGATGGCGCTGCCTGCAACAACAACCTCGATGCCTTCCAGGAGATGCGCATGGCTGCCCTCATCCAGGGGGCGCGGCTGGGCGCAGGGGCCCTGCCGGCACAGGCAGTGGTGGAGATGGCGACCCTGGGCGGGGCGCGCACCCTCGGCCTGGCCGACCAGATCGGGAGCATCGAGGTAGGCAAGAAGGCCGACCTTATTCTTGTTGACGTGCACCGACCCCACAACAGTCCTGGCCACGACATCTACGGCCAGCTGGTCTTTGCGTGCCGCTCATCGGACGTGCGCACGGTCATTATCGACGGCAACATCGTCGTGCACCAGGGCCGCGTGCTGGTGGTGGACGAGGAAGAAGTCGTGAGGAGAGCTGAAGAGGAAAGCAGCCGCCTTCTTCGGAAGATGCGGTGA
- a CDS encoding aminotransferase class V-fold PLP-dependent enzyme, whose amino-acid sequence MSEYLYLDNAATTWPKPPAVRQAMVQFMDKVGANPGRSGHRMSLAAARLLYRGREEIAALVGCDDPLRVVFCANATAALNLALHGLLNPGDHVVCTSMEHNSVMRPLRVLEQGGVLLTVVQCSVTGELTCAAVEQAITPRTRLIVATHASNAVGTLLPVDELAQLATKRNVLLLVDAAQTLGAIPLDLRQTPIDLLAFTGHKALFGPMGTGGLVIGPRVPLSALKPLLQGGTGSRSEEEEQPDFLPDKYESGTPNVVGVAGLAAGVRWLRRQGVETIRAREEKLTAHLLSGLKNVAGVTIYGPDSAARRAPVVLFNVEGKDPAVVAQRLDRQYGIMCRPGLHCAPRAHRTIGTFPQGAVRFSLSAFTTRRQIERAVQAVARIAGGKR is encoded by the coding sequence GTGTCCGAGTACCTCTACCTGGACAATGCGGCAACCACCTGGCCGAAGCCGCCGGCCGTGCGTCAGGCCATGGTGCAATTCATGGACAAAGTCGGGGCCAATCCGGGCAGGTCAGGCCACCGGATGTCACTGGCCGCGGCACGGCTGCTCTATCGCGGCCGCGAAGAGATTGCCGCCCTGGTGGGGTGCGACGACCCTCTACGTGTCGTCTTTTGCGCCAACGCCACCGCCGCGCTGAATTTGGCGCTGCACGGCCTGCTCAACCCGGGCGACCACGTGGTATGCACGAGCATGGAGCACAACTCTGTGATGCGACCTTTGCGCGTCTTAGAGCAAGGTGGCGTGTTGCTGACTGTGGTGCAGTGCTCGGTCACCGGGGAGTTGACGTGCGCCGCCGTCGAGCAGGCCATTACCCCGCGCACCCGGCTGATCGTGGCCACGCACGCCTCCAACGCGGTGGGCACACTGCTTCCTGTGGATGAGCTCGCCCAACTGGCTACAAAGCGCAACGTCCTCCTCCTGGTTGACGCCGCTCAGACGCTCGGTGCCATCCCCCTGGATCTGCGGCAGACGCCAATTGATCTATTGGCATTCACCGGGCACAAGGCGCTGTTTGGGCCCATGGGCACCGGGGGCCTGGTTATCGGTCCGCGCGTGCCGCTGTCGGCACTGAAGCCGCTTCTGCAGGGCGGCACCGGCAGCCGGTCCGAGGAGGAGGAGCAGCCAGACTTTCTGCCGGACAAGTACGAAAGTGGCACGCCGAACGTCGTGGGCGTAGCCGGACTTGCCGCCGGGGTACGTTGGCTGCGCCGTCAGGGGGTGGAGACAATCCGCGCGCGAGAAGAGAAACTCACGGCGCATCTGCTCTCGGGCCTCAAGAATGTTGCGGGCGTCACCATCTACGGGCCGGACAGTGCCGCGCGCCGCGCACCAGTGGTGCTGTTCAACGTTGAGGGTAAAGACCCCGCCGTTGTTGCCCAGCGTCTGGACCGGCAGTATGGCATCATGTGCCGCCCTGGGCTGCATTGCGCCCCGCGTGCGCACAGGACCATCGGCACCTTTCCGCAGGGGGCAGTGCGCTTCAGCCTGAGCGCCTTCACCACCCGCCGGCAGATCGAACGCGCAGTGCAGGCCGTCGCGCGCATCGCTGGGGGAAAGCGATGA
- a CDS encoding YbaK/EbsC family protein, whose translation MPVRTLKEFLDRNKVKYTTINHSTAYTAQEIAAAAHVPGKELAKTVVVKIDGKMALAVLPASRRIDFARLQQLAGAKKVELASEQEFKELFPECEVGAMPPFGNLYGIEVYAAQELAEDEQIAFNAGSHTQLIKLAYKDFERLVQPKIGQFAGP comes from the coding sequence ATGCCGGTCAGAACGCTGAAAGAGTTCCTCGACCGTAACAAGGTCAAGTACACCACCATCAACCACTCCACGGCCTACACGGCGCAGGAAATAGCCGCGGCAGCGCACGTGCCCGGCAAGGAGCTGGCCAAGACGGTGGTAGTCAAGATCGACGGCAAAATGGCTCTGGCGGTGCTGCCAGCCTCGCGACGCATCGACTTTGCGCGCTTGCAGCAGCTGGCCGGGGCGAAAAAGGTCGAACTCGCCTCTGAGCAGGAGTTCAAGGAACTATTCCCCGAGTGCGAGGTCGGGGCGATGCCGCCCTTCGGCAACCTCTACGGGATAGAGGTCTATGCCGCGCAAGAACTGGCCGAAGACGAGCAGATCGCCTTCAATGCCGGCTCGCATACCCAGTTGATCAAGCTGGCCTACAAGGACTTTGAGCGATTGGTGCAGCCGAAGATCGGCCAGTTCGCCGGTCCGTAG
- a CDS encoding purine-nucleoside phosphorylase, translating into MGKGLREKLRESMAALREAGIGTPEVAVILGSGLGGFADLVRNSLSVPTSAIPHYPRSTVPGHAGRWVFGEVSEVRVLVVQGRIHFYEGYAMQQVGYPVHLLAELGAKALVVTTASGGVNPWFSPGDLMLIVDHINLGFANPLRGPAEEQLGPRFPDMSEPYDRQFLEMARQVALRIGIRVQQGVFCWLRGPSYETAAEVRMLRRIGVDAASMSTVPEVIVARQRGIRVLGISCITNLATGLAPQPLSHEEVTAVAEQVRLRFHQFLAAVVQAIAAELRKTG; encoded by the coding sequence ATGGGCAAAGGACTGCGCGAAAAACTCCGCGAATCAATGGCTGCGCTGCGCGAGGCCGGCATAGGCACCCCCGAGGTGGCAGTGATCCTTGGCTCGGGACTGGGGGGCTTTGCCGACCTGGTGCGCAACAGCCTGTCGGTCCCGACCAGCGCCATACCTCATTATCCCCGCTCCACAGTACCGGGACATGCCGGCCGCTGGGTGTTTGGGGAAGTCTCCGAGGTGCGCGTCCTGGTAGTGCAGGGGCGCATCCACTTCTACGAAGGCTATGCCATGCAGCAGGTGGGTTACCCGGTTCACCTCCTGGCGGAATTGGGAGCCAAGGCTCTGGTGGTGACCACGGCCTCTGGCGGGGTCAATCCCTGGTTTTCGCCCGGCGACCTGATGCTCATTGTGGACCACATCAACTTGGGTTTTGCGAATCCCCTGAGGGGGCCAGCGGAGGAGCAACTGGGCCCACGCTTTCCGGACATGTCCGAGCCGTATGACCGCCAGTTTCTGGAAATGGCCCGGCAAGTCGCCCTGCGCATAGGCATCCGGGTGCAGCAAGGGGTGTTCTGTTGGCTTCGCGGGCCGAGTTACGAGACGGCTGCCGAGGTCAGAATGTTGCGACGCATTGGCGTGGACGCCGCCAGCATGTCCACCGTGCCCGAGGTCATTGTCGCCAGACAGCGAGGCATCAGAGTGCTGGGCATCTCCTGCATCACGAATTTGGCCACCGGGCTTGCGCCGCAGCCGCTGTCGCACGAGGAGGTCACTGCCGTGGCTGAGCAGGTGCGCTTGCGATTCCACCAGTTCCTCGCCGCGGTTGTCCAGGCAATCGCCGCTGAGTTGAGGAAAACGGGCTGA